Genomic window (Desulfobacterales bacterium):
TTTCCCGCTCCGAAACGCGGCCGCCCCGGTCACCGCTTACGCGGCCATGTCTAAATAATTTCGCACCCATTAGTAATGCTTCAGTCGATGAGAGCTGAATAGTTCGCGCGGACAATTCCCCCCCGCCTGAGATTTTTAAGATAACAGGTGTAATTGTCGCGACACCTTAAGGTAAGGCCTCTCAAATAATCGATATTATTCTCGATAGACTCTGAATACAGGTCGCGGTCTTCATTCCAGCGATCTTTGAAGTGCAGTCGCATAGCTGCGGCGACGCCGCTGAAATCGTTTGTCAATCTCTTCTGGGCGACGGATTCATAGAAGGTTTCTGTTTTTTGTAGAAGATCCAGCTCAGAGTCAAATCCCGGCAGTTTTGCCTCCTCAAACTCTTTATAAAGCAGCAGCAGTTTTTCCAGATAGCATCGATCCGCCATCTGACCCAACAGATCAGCCGACCCCACAATTTTACCGAGCATTTCAATTTCTTTGTTGCGAAAGGGGATGTCTTTAGGCTGTACGCTTAAAATTGTGCATTGTATCAAGGCCGCACAATCCTCGATGGTTTGCGGGGAAAAATTTATCTGGGCCAGATAGCCGGCCATGGCGGCTATGCTGCGTTCTTCATGGCCGAGGGTAAAAACAGCGCCGGATCCATTCTGTTCGGATTCCGACTGGATGAGGCCAACGTCATGAAAAAGAGCGGCTGCAAAACCCAGGAAAAGATTTTCTGAACTGTACGATTGCCCTTTCAGAAAACTGCCGTGCAGGAGCCGGGTTGCCGCCAGGACGACCAGAAGGGTGTGTTCCAGGTCATGGTATTTGGTGTTGCTGGCGCGAAAGCCGGGATACTGTCCATTGAATATTTTTACAACGTCCCAATAGAACCGGTCAAAAACAGGATCCGCTCCGGCGGGGGTTATCAGTGAACATATGTACTTGACCTCTTCTAAAACATCCTGCGGATTTGCATCGGAAACAAGGCTGGAAAGTTGCGTCATCAGTTCACCTTTTTCAGGGCTGATACCGAACATGATCTTGCATGAAAATTCATGAGAAACTTTTATGCTGCTGTATAAAAAGAATTTAGGATAAAATCAATTATAAAAATAATACCCAATTTCTTGAAAAAGGCAATGACATCCTCCAAAAAGTTCATCCGGCGGCGGTATCAGTCGGTTGTCCCGGCAACAACAGCGTTGATATACCGATTCCGGTCCTGCATGAAATCCTTATATATCCGGTAATGTTCCGTCTTTTCATATTCGATGATCCCAAGGGGAGTTTGATCGAAGCTGAAAATCGAGGTCTCCGGACATGCCATCAGAATGGGGGAATGGGTGGCGATAATAAACTGGGCATGACCGGATTGACACACCTGGATCAGCAATTGAAGCAATTCCAGCAGGCTTTTGGGCGAGAGGGCCGTTTCCGGTTCGTCCAGCAGATAGAGGCCTTTAATACTGAAGCGGGATTTGAAAAAAGACATCAGCGATTCGCCGTGGGATTGGGCCATCAGTGATTTTCCCCCAAAATAGTTGATAATTTCAGGGTCTGCCTGGGCCCATGTATCCAAGGCACGGGAAAAATTTTGAAATATTTGTGAAGCGAAAAAAGAACCGGGAACTTCATCCTTTTCCCATTCAACGCTGATGGCATGATGGAGTTGGTCCTCATATGGACTTTTTTGAAACCGCCGCGTTTGCATGCCACTCCAGATATAAATGCCGCATTTGCGGGCAATGGCTTTCAGCAGGGTGGACTTTCCGGAACCGTTTTCTCCTACAAAAAAACTGACGGGTGAATCCAGGGATATGCTTTGGGTGTGATTAAAAATATCAAGATTGAAGGGATATTGCTCCCGGGTGGGAAATTTTTGAGCATCAATGGTAATTTTTTTCAGGTGCATGCCGGTATCTTCCCGACAGTCGGTATTAGGCATCCAGTTTGGCCCATTTGTTTTCCTGGGTCATCCGTCCGCTGATACCGCAGTTGGGGCACTCCACCACCGTCGGCCGCTCATCGGTTTCAATCTTGATCGGTGATTTGCAGCCGGGGCACTTGATAATGGTCTGTTTCTTATTAACAGATTCTGTTGTTTTGGCATCCTTCTGGGCGATTGGGGCGCCGGATCCGATGGCTTTCATAATTGCTTTGCGTACAGCACCGCGGTCATCATTTCCGCCGAGAACCTGCAGCTTTTTATATTGATCTTTTGTGATAACGATTTTGACATCCAGCGTGTGCGTATTTTCCATCGCCTTATTGAGTTCTTCCAAGGCGGCTGCCAGACCCGCAAATTTCAACTCGCCGGACTGCATCTTCTCCTGTATTTTGTTTGCGAGGTCTTCAGCGGAAAACCACTCACCTTCAAATTTGATTTTTGCGTCATCCAGATTGATTTCACTCATGTAAAAACCCCCTTATTTTTATATATCCGCCCCCTATTTGATAAATATTTCGTTTTTTGTCAACAGTAATAATAATTTACCTTTATATTTCAATTTAATTTTGTGATAATACATCACATTGTCTATTTTTTAAAAATAGAATGGCAATTAAAATTCAGGATATAATTTTAACAGGTTAGCCAATCTTGTCTGTTGTCAGGTGAGAAGATGAACAGGAGTGTATGCTAGTGGCGGTGAAAAAAGGTGAGCTGCTGGACCTTAAAGTGTCGGATATGATTTTCGGCGGAAAAGGTCTTGCCAAAATTGACGGATTTGCAGTTTTTGTCGATCAGGCGGTGCCGCTGGATGTGGCCACCGTCCGTATCGTTAAAAAGAAAAAAAACTA
Coding sequences:
- a CDS encoding HD domain-containing protein; its protein translation is MTQLSSLVSDANPQDVLEEVKYICSLITPAGADPVFDRFYWDVVKIFNGQYPGFRASNTKYHDLEHTLLVVLAATRLLHGSFLKGQSYSSENLFLGFAAALFHDVGLIQSESEQNGSGAVFTLGHEERSIAAMAGYLAQINFSPQTIEDCAALIQCTILSVQPKDIPFRNKEIEMLGKIVGSADLLGQMADRCYLEKLLLLYKEFEEAKLPGFDSELDLLQKTETFYESVAQKRLTNDFSGVAAAMRLHFKDRWNEDRDLYSESIENNIDYLRGLTLRCRDNYTCYLKNLRRGGIVRANYSALID
- a CDS encoding AAA family ATPase, which codes for MHLKKITIDAQKFPTREQYPFNLDIFNHTQSISLDSPVSFFVGENGSGKSTLLKAIARKCGIYIWSGMQTRRFQKSPYEDQLHHAISVEWEKDEVPGSFFASQIFQNFSRALDTWAQADPEIINYFGGKSLMAQSHGESLMSFFKSRFSIKGLYLLDEPETALSPKSLLELLQLLIQVCQSGHAQFIIATHSPILMACPETSIFSFDQTPLGIIEYEKTEHYRIYKDFMQDRNRYINAVVAGTTD